The following proteins are encoded in a genomic region of Cricetulus griseus strain 17A/GY chromosome 7, alternate assembly CriGri-PICRH-1.0, whole genome shotgun sequence:
- the Hand1 gene encoding heart- and neural crest derivatives-expressed protein 1 isoform X2: MNLVGSYAHHHHHHHPHPAHPMLHEPFLFGPASRCHQERPYFQSWLLSPADGAPDFSAGGPPPTTAVAAAAYGPDARPGQSPGRLEALGGRLPRRKGSGPKKERRRTESINSAFAELRECIPNVPADTKLSKIKTLRLATSYIAYLMDVLAKDAQAGDPEAFKAELKKADGGRESKRKRELPQHEGFPPALGPGEKRIKGRTGWPQQVWALELNQ, translated from the exons ATGAACCTCGTGGGTAGCTacgcacaccaccaccaccatcaccacccacacCCGGCGCACCCCATGCTCCACGAACCTTTCCTCTTTGGTCCGGCCTCCCGCTGCCACCAAGAGCGGCCTTACTTCCAGAGCTGGCTGCTGAGCCCCGCTGATGGTGCTCCAGATTTCTCTGCTGGCGGGCCACCACCTACCACCGCAGTAGCTGCGGCTGCCTATGGTCCCGACGCCAGGCCGGGTCAGAGCCCAGGTCGGCTGGAGGCGCTTGGAGGCCGCCTGCCCAGACGAAAAGGCTCAGGACCCAAGAAGGAGCGGAGGCGCACAGAGAGCATTAACAGCGCATTCGCAGAGCTGCGTGAGTGCATCCCCAATGTGCCCGCGGACACCAAGCTCTCCAAGATCAAGACTCTGCGCCTGGCCACTAGCTACATCGCCTATTTGATGGATGTGCTGGCCAAGGATGCACAAGCGGGTGACCCCGAGGCCTTCAAGGCTGAACTCAAAAAGGCGGATGGCGGCCGGGAGAGCAAGCGGAAAAGGGAGTTG CCTCAGCACGAAGGCTTTCCTCCTGCCCTGGGGCCAGGTGAAAAGAGGATTAAAGGGCGTACCGGCTGGCCTCAACAAGTCTGGGCGCTGGAGCTAAATCAGTGA